In the genome of Arachis stenosperma cultivar V10309 chromosome 6, arast.V10309.gnm1.PFL2, whole genome shotgun sequence, the window GTCATGCATTACGCAAAAAGTTCTGTTTTAAGTATATGAtctgttagccaagtcattgcTTGCCCTGAATTCATGGAGCCAATCTCTGCTGTTACTTGTTTCAACTGTAGATAATCAATGCCGATGTCTTGTTCGAAATCCCATGCTGCATCCATATTGTTATGTCTCAGAATTGTTAGAATATGtgcatcttttttttttccgactactttttttgaaaaagcaTGTTAGATTCATCAGATATGACTGTGACTACCTCAGTTAATAAGTTTATCTTCGTCACTGTGTGGTAGTGGCACGCTGAAAGACAAGTCAAAGCCTATAATATTCTCCATGGCAAGGCTAGACAGAGTAAAAAACATCTCTGGCTTGGTAGAAAGCTTTGCTAAGAACAACAAATTGAGGGAATTGGTGAACCTTGTGGTGGTTGCTGGTTATATTGATGTGAAAAAGTCCAGGGACAGAGAAGAAATATCAGAAATTGAGAAGATGCATGGTCTCATAAAAGAGTACAATCTCGATGGTGATTTTCGGTGGATTGCTGCCCAAACAAATAGAGCACGTAATGGTGAGCTGTATCGCTACATAGCGGACACAAAAGGTGTTTTCGTTCAGGTAATGTATCTCCAGCTCTACTGTTATATTGATCCCCAGGGCTTCATTCCTCCCTCACTCACTTACTATTCCTCTCTTACTGCAGCCTGCTTTCTATGAAGCTTTTGGTCTTACAGTTGTGGAGGCCATGACTTGTGGCCTTCCCACATTTGCTACCTGCCATGGTGGTCCTGCTGAGATCATCGAACATGGTGTATCAGGATTCCATATTGATCCTTATCACCCTGACCAAGTTTCTGAGATTTTGCTTGGATTCTTCCAAAAATGCAATGAAGATCCAAGCCATTGGAATAAAATATCTGATGGTGGTCTTCAAAGAATTTATGAAAGGTAAGCAATTTTCATAATATTAGgtagtttttcttttattttccctGGTGATATTTATGCTAAAGAAACAATAAACAGGTACACATGGAAGATATATTCTGAAAGGCTTATGACCTTGGCTGGAGTTTATAGTTTCTGGAAACACGTCTCCAAATTAGAAAGGCGTGAAACCCGAAGATATCTTGAGATGTTCTATATTCTGAAGTTCCGCGATTTGGTGAGTTATGTTGCATCTGTTTGCTGCTTAGTTTTAGAACCAGGTTTTGATGCTGCTATCATGAAGCCGGATTATGAACTTTTCAAGTATTAGTAATGGCTAAAAGCCTAAAAGAAACAGAATCATTTGTTACAAGAAATAATTTCAACTCTGTGCGCTGCAACTTGTTTTGCAGGTAAATTCAGTTCCGCTGGCAAAGGATGATGATGCAAATTAGCCAGCTGGTTTGTCCCAACAGCTTTTGTATTTTCACCAGGTGTTGACAGCAGACAATAAGAGTCTTATACCGAGTGTATATAAGTCTGCTTCTTGTGTTGTAAAATCTTGTTCTGCAAAAAATGTAGGAGCTTCATGGATAGTTGTCCATGTTAGCTCTGATTGTCTCGGTGATTCTGGGAACTCATTGTTGGATGTATCGTTTCCCCTTGGCTTAGCACTTAGCCAAGCTGTTGTGAAAGCTCGAATATAATTGAAAGCTCAAATTTGCGAGTTTTTAGGATTATTCCAAGTTTAAGACAACAACTGCACCATGATGGAATTTCGTTGCTCTCAGAAAGACTACAGTACACTGATGCAATTTCCTTAGAaagattttatatttataataactaGGTACCTACATTGTCAATTATGCCTCAAAGTTATAGAAGACTTGAGTATCTTTTTATTGGTCACGGTCATGGTCCCCAACCCCAATCCCATCCCTTGTTTGTTTCATTTATGAAGTAAGAAAGACTTTTAGGTGAGTTGTGTAGAAAGAGGCTGAAAACGGCAAAGGGGGCCCAAGGGACTTGTGGCGTTTTGAGGTGGGGGCGAGCACAGCCATTGGTTCTATGTAATGAAGTTGCTCAGTTAGTTGCATTGGGGGAATTTCTTTCCATCCTCAATCAGATTGGACGCTTTCTGTTGCAGTTTTTTGAGGCATGCTATCCCTCTTCCCTCAAAAGAGAGTTGCAGGCCTTACACTTTCTGACACCTGCAAACAACACAACAGGGTCTAGCCGAACCAGCCTTTTTGACCCCGTTGTCCACATTCCCCAATATGTTCACATGTCTCCCAAGACCCCTTTTTCTTCATTTCCCCCTCTTTTCAACGGTCAAATACTCGTTATCCGCAACTAGCTAAAGAAATAAATTGATCGGGTGCTCTTGCACACTACCCactgcaattctttcttttactcatcttATTGCAAATTTGCAAAATATACCAGTATTAAACTACTAATACAGTATACTTTTCTTACCCTTTCTAGCCTTATTCATGGAATATTTCCTGGTTTCAAGGGTTATGCCATGGATTATTTCCAACTTTCAAGGACTATGCCGTGGATTAATTCACAAGTTTCAAGGAATAAGCCCTATGCTAAACTCCTTCATAAAACAATAATGATATATAGACTTCTACTTGGTTTTTTACAACTAATTACTTCACATATTAAAGATACCCTTTACTTTGTTTACAACTACCAAGTAGGATAGTTAAAACGAGATTTATATTCAAGTACTTTGTTGGTTTTTTAACTAATTAGAACAACACCGCTGTCTTACACCAGAATCTCAAATCATCGCAATGCACCGATACCAACAGTTTAATTGATATAGAAAAACCCACACACACAACCACAAGTTAACGGCGTTTCTCACAGGAAACTAGAATAACTAAACTCGTAAACGCTAACAAACTGTAAAATAGAACACCAAACCCTACGTGGTGCTTCAAGGTTATAGGGAGGCTGGTCCTTACCATAGCACTTTATCCCCTTACACCTTGTGCACTTTTTACATAACCCTGAAAGTTAACTAAAGATAGTGTGGTCAGAGTTGGCCAAATGAGTGTGCAAGATAAGCGAGTGCACCCACAAGAGGTGCGTTGATATAAGTGGCTGGTTCTGACTGCTCATAATCTGACCGTTGATCCGGGAACCTATCATGCAGATCCGGCCCTCCAATCACAGCACCAACAAGAACGTTGGGGTTGGGGGATTGTGAGTTCATGACACCGAACCCTGCTGAGCATTGGATCTTGccagggtgtacagaaatggaCGGCAGAGATGATCCCCGGTGGTGTATCCTTCTTGGGTACCTTGGACCATACCCCACCATGTACGACATCTTCAAGGGATTGTCTCCCAGCAAGTAATCCACCTGCTTTTTGGCTATCGCACGGAGCCTCTTGGGAGTAACGGTGGTGCCGCCACAGTTGACGACGGTGTGGGATTTGGTCAAGTATTTGGCATAGGTTAAGAGAAGGAAGGAGGTGGATGTAACATACTGCATGTTGCTATCACTCATCTTGAATAGAAGCCCACCTGGTGTGTATTGTGCCGAAGAGAAAGAGGTTCCTGGAATGAGGGAACAGATGAAATTGTCCGCGTGACCCTTGTAGTCATGTAGGGTTTGCACTTTCTGAACAAGAAATTCTTTAGAGAGAAGGATTCTTGCTCCAACATGCTTGTTATCCCACCCAAATGTATTGTCAGATTCTGCAGCACCAAGTGTTTGTCCATTAACCTTAATGTAGTTAAGATAGATGGAGTTCCTAGTAGCCTTGTGCAACCAAGCAGCACCCCAAAGAAGCTCATCCTCATAGCCTGAGTAAGAGCAGTAGAACGGACACACAAATGGTTTCAACCCATCGCTGTATGATCCTCTGTATTTATCAGCAAATTGGAAAACCTGAACCCAAAAACACAAGGCAAAGTTATTAGATATATACATATACGTACAGGTATACGTATacaacaagaaaaagaagaatgcTTACAGAGATGGCCCTCCTAACCAAAATTTTGGAGTAGGTGGGGTCGGTTTTCTTGAAAACAAGAGAAGCAGCTGCAAGAGCCGCAGCGGTTTCCGCGGCCACTTCTGAACCAGGGGTATTATGGTCTATCTTGTACACATTTCTTGGAGTATCCATGTCTTCTGGCCTCTCCCAACACGCGTGGTCCTTCTTAGCGTCTCCCACCTTCAACCACCACCAAACCAATTAACAGTGTTGTgaggaaaaacaagaaagaaagagagaaaagaaaccTGAACATAAATGGTGCCAGGATGTGCAGTGGCTTTGAGAAGGTAATCAGTTCCCCAGCGGATGGCCTCTCTGGCATTCTGCAACTCGCCCTTCATGACCCCACCGAACTCGAGAACACTCCATGAGAGCATGGTGGTCGTGAATGCCATCGGAAAACCGAACTTCACATTGTCCCCTGCATCGTAGTACCCTCCCACCAAATCAACCTGCATTGCCGCATTTTCAACTCAAATAAGCAAAATGCAAGAGACAGAGGAAAGGAGAGCATGAAAATGGAGATGATTACATGCATGGCAGAGCCATCAGAGAGAGCAGAGTCTCTCCTCCAAGTTATCCTCTGGTTAGAAGGGAGCTTGCCAGACCTCTGGCCTTCAAAGAAGATGATAGACTTGCTGAGAGCATCTCTGTAGTTGTGAGAGGCGAAGCGGTGAGGGTGAGGGCGGTGGCCATGGTTGGGGAAGGGGAAGGAGTGAGAGAGAAGAGTGGTTGAGAGAAGAGAAtgaaggaaaaacaaagaaggaaGGAAGAGAGGCATGTTGAGTGAGAGAGAAAGAAGCAACCAACCAAGGAAGGTGAAGTGACACATGCAAGAATGAGTGAGGTTAATTTATAGAAGCAGCAAAAGCTGCAGCAATGGCTAAAATCATGCTTGGTTCCAAGTTTACAACAATACGAATAATTAGGACCACACCCTATATACTAATTAACAGGGGCTTGCCATTAATCTAACACTTCTTTTTCCttcatcaaataaataaaaactgcAAAAGTTCAAGGGAGTTATCTCGTTCTGCGTGCAACCAAGAACACTGAGGGTTACCTATATAAGAGAAAAAGTTTATCTAATACACggagaaattaaaaaatttagattctAGAGCATTTGGTTAGCTCTAAATTGATGATCATATTCGAAtgtttaaattataaaatattttagagtttaGCAAAATCGGTATTTAGGTATTTGCTATATAAAGTTATAAACACAACAATGTTATATAATCAGTATTAAATATTATCATTTTGTGCGGACAATAATTTATACTCATATTTAAAGAAAGTTGCACacaaaaagtatataatttatatatatttattagaatttgtacatataaattaataaaatatatttattaaagataatttaatatttgtgctagtcaaataataactaaaattactaaaaatggTTAGTTCTCAAAAATTTCTCATATGAATAAACATTAAGTGAAATTTCAAAggaattttaatttattttttagataaaaaaatattgccaaaatttaaaattttttatttttcttcccaAAAGATGGATATTTGATATTCACATAATGAAGgtttgtatataaaattattattatagcttttagttagtaatttttttgtcaatgaactctttttttattaatattataaatattttaaaaattaataattattctCTAACAAATACCCTAAGTAGATgaaaataataacttttaaattttttcaaaagtgtattagaaatataaaaatttttaatttttcaatgaAAACTTTTTTTATTGCTTCTTCAACTAAGCAAatggaaaaaaaggaaaaatcataaattttttttaatacggAGATGAAGATAATATTTTGACTTTTGATTGGATATTGATATTTAAAGTATATTATAGTATGAAAAAGTCTAGGGTTTTGTGGCCAAcatttaatcataaaaaaaaagtgagtGATTTTTCATTATCGAatgtaatctcacaccatcaaaaatactattgatagccaataattgattattacaaaacaaaaaattgcTGGCTCCTTAACACTCCTCTTATAATATTGTATATGTGCAAAAAAATGTCCATCACGCATTTTGTGTGTTGGCCAGAATATTGACATGTGTCCAACATACACCCTACGTGTTGCTAAAATGATGAGACATGTCCAACACGCATCCTGCATGTTGAACCTCCACATGCAAAATTCAACCATCTCTAAttacacaaaataattttattttcaacaaaaatattaattttttttcgtataaaaaaaattagccagaAAAACACCTTACATATTTAATGAAAACTTATATAATTAATAGTATCAACGTTCAATCCATGGTGTTTTTGGTTGTAGAGTATCTTTTGCTCAATGGATCTAGCTAGGTTGAG includes:
- the LOC130935606 gene encoding endoglucanase 17, whose translation is MPLFLPSLFFLHSLLSTTLLSHSFPFPNHGHRPHPHRFASHNYRDALSKSIIFFEGQRSGKLPSNQRITWRRDSALSDGSAMHVDLVGGYYDAGDNVKFGFPMAFTTTMLSWSVLEFGGVMKGELQNAREAIRWGTDYLLKATAHPGTIYVQVGDAKKDHACWERPEDMDTPRNVYKIDHNTPGSEVAAETAAALAAASLVFKKTDPTYSKILVRRAISVFQFADKYRGSYSDGLKPFVCPFYCSYSGYEDELLWGAAWLHKATRNSIYLNYIKVNGQTLGAAESDNTFGWDNKHVGARILLSKEFLVQKVQTLHDYKGHADNFICSLIPGTSFSSAQYTPGGLLFKMSDSNMQYVTSTSFLLLTYAKYLTKSHTVVNCGGTTVTPKRLRAIAKKQVDYLLGDNPLKMSYMVGYGPRYPRRIHHRGSSLPSISVHPGKIQCSAGFGVMNSQSPNPNVLVGAVIGGPDLHDRFPDQRSDYEQSEPATYINAPLVGALAYLAHSFGQL